One stretch of Oncorhynchus gorbuscha isolate QuinsamMale2020 ecotype Even-year linkage group LG21, OgorEven_v1.0, whole genome shotgun sequence DNA includes these proteins:
- the muc3a gene encoding mucin-3A isoform X8, giving the protein MTITSISRSCISGLIICLFITAVSASSTPMASTETSEITEQLSTTEIPATATENPSTTDAGLTAKTGTTDAGLTPETGTTDAGLTGETGTTDAGSTAETSSTDAGPTAETGTTEAGPITETGTTDSGPTANPGTTDSGPTAETGTTDSGPTANPDTTDAGNTAEPGTTEAGPFTETGTTEAGPITETGTTDSGPTANPGTTDSGPTAETGTTDSGPTANPDTTDAGNTAEPGTTDSGPTAKTGTTDAGNTAEPGTTDAGNTAEPDTTDAGNTAEPGTTDAGATANPGTTDAGNTAEPGTTDAGNTAEPGTTDAVNTAEPGTTDAGNTAEPGTTDAGATANPGTTDAGNTAEPGTTDAGNTAEPGTTDAGATANPGTTDAGNTAEPGTTDAGNTAEPGTTDAGPTANPGTTDAGNTAEPGTTDAGNTAEPGTTDAGATANPGTTDAGPTAETGTTDAGNTAEPGTTDAGATANPGTTDSGPTAETGTTDAGPTAEIGTTDAGPTAETGTTDAGNTAEPGTTDAGATAETGTTDSGPTTETGTTDARPTAETGTTDAGTTAKPDTTDAGTTAKPDTTGAGTTAKPDTTDAGTTAKPDTTDAGTTAKPGITDAGTTAKPGTTDAGTTAKPGTTDAGTTAKPGTTDAGTTAEPSLPSTTSSTIATTATPPIECENGGTPEGQSCNCPPDFHGETCRDFKTDIVPGTLNRTAVVNNMETNSPYIEKYNDKTSTEYTDKVKNFTTEMEEYYRSKGIQNFTVENVTLSKGSAITIRLGRGIEEKRMENSLYNSKAVSYRVKVEHNIILTVLNEPGAEQQYKNFVDDVNLALGNITSCSALRSGCPTFTVESVDELQEMPLDEKAVCQKTINLDFVKYFEPYIKDGKLLCLTACDPRHNNTKNCNSGICEVTRAGLSCNCKNTNSIWYLADCNHPIHKAGLYAGISITAGVVLVIFGVLIVFLVVNKKKEKRNKDTKQEMVNQWLEDDFEWPTPNTRSTTTPHPGTYDNPAYTNGVSNIYQHSSGPLPTYNPNPQSSERYPPPYYPSEPHNQMHNFPSNQPVRINRPQIRTSYDL; this is encoded by the exons ATGACCATAACCAGCATTAGCCGCTCCTGCATCTCTGGGCTAATCATCTGCCTGTTTATCACTGCTG TTTCTGCTAGCAGTACCCCAATGGCATCAACAGAAACCTCTGAAATTACAGAACAACTTTCAACTACAGAAATCCCTGCAACTGCTACAGAAAATCCAAGTACTACTGATGCTGGACTTACAGCCAAAACAGGTACCACTGATGCTGGACTTACACCCGAAACAGGTACCACTGATGCTGGACTTACAGGCGAAACAGGTACGACTGATGCTGGAAGTACAGCCGAAACAAGTTCGACTGATGCTGGACCTACAGCCGAAACAGGTACCACTGAAGCCGGACCCATCACCGAAACAGGTACCACTGATTCCGGACCTACAGCCAATCCAGGTACCACTGATTCCGGACCTACAGCCGAAACAGGTACCACTGATTCCGGACCTACAGCCAATCCAGATACAACTGATGCTGGTAATACAGCCGAACCAG GTACCACTGAAGCCGGACCCTTCACCGAAACAGGTACCACTGAAGCCGGACCCATCACCGAAACAGGTACCACTGATTCCGGACCTACAGCCAATCCAGGTACCACTGATTCCGGACCTACAGCCGAAACAGGTACCACTGATTCCGGACCTACAGCCAATCCAGATACAACTGATGCTGGTAATACAGCCGAACCAGGTACCACTGATTCCGGACCTACAGCCAAAACAGGTACTACTGATGCTGGTAATACTGCCGAACCAGGTACAACTGATGCTGGTAATACAGCCGAACCAGATACAACTGATGCTGGTAATACAGCCGAACCAGGTACCACTGATGCTGGAGCTACAGCCAATCCAGGTACAACTGATGCTGGTAATACTGCCGAACCAGGTACAACTGATGCTGGTAATACAGCCGAACCAGGTACAACTGATGCTGTTAATACAGCCGAACCAGGTACAACTGATGCTGGTAATACAGCCGAACCAGGTACCACTGATGCTGGAGCTACAGCCAATCCAGGTACAACTGATGCTGGTAATACTGCAGAACCAGGTACAACTGATGCTGGTAATACAGCCGAACCAGGTACCACTGATGCTGGAGCTACAGCCAATCCAGGTACAACTGATGCTGGTAATACTGCCGAACCAGGTACAACTGATGCTGGTAATACAGCCGAACCAGGTACCACTGATGCTGGACCTACAGCCAATCCAGGTACAACTGATGCTGGTAATACTGCCGAACCAGGTACAACTGATGCTGGTAATACAGCCGAACCAGGTACCACTGATGCTGGAGCTACAGCCAATCCAGGTACCACTGACGCCGGACCTACAGCCGAAACAGGTACTACTGATGCTGGTAATACAGCCGAACCAGGTACAACTGATGCTGGAGCTACAGCCAATCCAGGTACCACTGATTCCGGACCTACAGCCGAAACAGGTACCACTGATGCCGGACCTACAGCCGAAATAGGTACCACTGATGCCGGACCTACAGCCGAAACAGGTACTACTGATGCTGGCAATACTGCCGAACCAGGTACCACTGATGCTGGAGCTACAGCCGAAACAGGTACGACTGATTCCGGACCTACAACCGAAACAGGTACCACTGATGCCAGACCTACAGCCGAAACAGGTACCACTGATGCCGGAACTACAGCCAAACCAGATACTACCGATGCTGGAACTACAGCCAAACCAGATACTACGGGTGCTGGAACTACAGCCAAACCAGATACTACCGATGCTGGAACTACAGCGAAACCAGATACTACTGATGCTGGAACTACAGCCAAACCAGGAATTACCGATGCTGGAACTACAGCCAAACCAGGAACTACCGATGCTGGAACTACAGCCAAACCAGGTACTACTGATGCTGGAACTACAGCCAAACCAGGTACTACTGATGCTGGAACTACAGCTGAACCATCTTTGCCAAGTACAACTTCTTCTACTATTGCAACCACCGCTACGCCACCAATTGAGTGTGAGAACGGAGGTACACCTGAAGGACAGTCTTGCAACTGTCCTCCTGACTTCCACGGGGAGACCTGCAGAGATTTTAAAACTGACATAGTGCCAG GTACGCTCAATAGGACAGCGGTGGTTAATAATATGGAAACTAATTCCCCGTACATAGAAAAATATAACGACAAAACTTCAACTGAATACACAGACAAGGTCAAGAATTTCACAACAGAG ATGGAGGAATACTACAGGAGTAAAGGGATACAGAATTTCACAGTGGAAAACGTAACTCTGAG TAAGGGGTCAGCTATAACCATACGCTTGGGACGTGGTATAGAGGAGAAAAGG ATGGAAAACTCCTTGTACAACTCCAAGGCAGTATCATATCG TGTGAAGGTCGAACACAATATCATTCTGACGGTTCTGAATGAACCAGGAGCTGAGCAACAGTACAAGAACTTCGTAGACGACGTTAATTTAGCTTTGGGGAATATTACATCGTGTTCAG CTCTTCGCTCAGGATGTCCTACGTTTACTGTTGAGTCAGTGGATGAACTACAAGAAATGCCACTTGATGAGAAAG ctgtatGTCAGAAAACAATCAACCTTGATTTTGTTAAATACTTTGAGCCTTACATTAAAGACGGGAAGTTGCTCTGTTTGACGGCATGTGACCCCAGACATAATAACACTAAAAACTGCAACAGCGGTATCTGTGAAGTAACCAGAGCCGGACTGTCATGCAA CTGTAAAAACACAAACTCAATCTGGTACCTGGCTGACTGTAACCACCCGATCCACAAGGCTGGGTTATATGCCGGAATCAGTATAACTGCCGGGGTTGTCCTGGTGATATTTGGTGTCCTGATAGTGTTCCTGGTGGTGaacaagaaaaaggaaaagag gAATAAAGACACTAAGCAGGAGATGGTAAACCAGTGGCTTGAGGATGACTTTGAATGGCCCACACCCAACACCAGGTCCACCACAACACCTCACCCAG GAACGTACGATAACCCAGCATACACCAACGGGGTGTCAAATATCTACCAACACTCAAGCGGTCCTCTTCCAACCTACAACCCCAACCCACAGTCGAGCGAAAGATACCCTCCACCATACTACCCCTCAGAGCCCCACAACCAAATGCACAACTTCCCAAGCAACCAGCCT GTAAGGATCAACAGACCGCAGATCAGAACATCTTATGACTTGTAG
- the muc3a gene encoding mucin-3A isoform X2, producing the protein MTITSISRSCISGLIICLFITAVSASSTPMASTETSEITEQLSTTEIPATATENPSTTDAGLTAKTGTTDAGLTPETGTTDAGLTGETGTTDAGSTAETSSTDAGPTAETGTTEAGPITETGTTDSGPTANPGTTDSGPTAETGTTDSGPTANPDTTDAGNTAEPGTTEAGPFTETGTTEAGPITETGTTDSGPTANPGTTDSGPTAETGTTDSGPTANPDTTDAGNTAEPGTTDSGPTANPGTTDSGPTAETGTTDSGPTANPDTTDAGNTAEPGTTDSGPTAKTGTTDAGNTAEPGTTDAGNTAEPGTTDAGNTAEPGTTDAGATANPGTTDAGNTAEPITETGTTEAGPITETGTTEVGPITETGTTEVGPITETGTTEAGPITETGTTEAGPITGTGTTDAGPITGTGTTDAGPITETGTTDTGPITETGTTDAGPITETGTTEAGPITETGTTEARPITETGTTEAGPITETGTTEAGPFTETGTTEAGPITETGTTDSGPTANPGTTDSGPTAETGTTDSGPTANPDTTDAGNTAEPGTTDSGPTAKTGTTDAGNTAEPGTTDAGNTAEPDTTDAGNTAEPGTTDAGATANPGTTDAGNTAEPGTTDAGNTAEPGTTDAVNTAEPGTTDAGNTAEPGTTDAGATANPGTTDAGNTAEPGTTDAGNTAEPGTTDAGATANPGTTDAGNTAEPGTTDAGNTAEPGTTDAGPTANPGTTDAGNTAEPGTTDAGNTAEPGTTDAGATANPGTTDAGPTAETGTTDAGNTAEPGTTDAGATANPGTTDSGPTAETGTTDAGPTAEIGTTDAGPTAETGTTDAGNTAEPGTTDAGATAETGTTDSGPTTETGTTDARPTAETGTTDAGTTAKPDTTDAGTTAKPDTTGAGTTAKPDTTDAGTTAKPDTTDAGTTAKPGITDAGTTAKPGTTDAGTTAKPGTTDAGTTAKPGTTDAGTTAEPSLPSTTSSTIATTATPPIECENGGTPEGQSCNCPPDFHGETCRDFKTDIVPGTLNRTAVVNNMETNSPYIEKYNDKTSTEYTDKVKNFTTEMEEYYRSKGIQNFTVENVTLSKGSAITIRLGRGIEEKRMENSLYNSKAVSYRVKVEHNIILTVLNEPGAEQQYKNFVDDVNLALGNITSCSALRSGCPTFTVESVDELQEMPLDEKAVCQKTINLDFVKYFEPYIKDGKLLCLTACDPRHNNTKNCNSGICEVTRAGLSCNCKNTNSIWYLADCNHPIHKAGLYAGISITAGVVLVIFGVLIVFLVVNKKKEKRNKDTKQEMVNQWLEDDFEWPTPNTRSTTTPHPGTYDNPAYTNGVSNIYQHSSGPLPTYNPNPQSSERYPPPYYPSEPHNQMHNFPSNQPVRINRPQIRTSYDL; encoded by the exons ATGACCATAACCAGCATTAGCCGCTCCTGCATCTCTGGGCTAATCATCTGCCTGTTTATCACTGCTG TTTCTGCTAGCAGTACCCCAATGGCATCAACAGAAACCTCTGAAATTACAGAACAACTTTCAACTACAGAAATCCCTGCAACTGCTACAGAAAATCCAAGTACTACTGATGCTGGACTTACAGCCAAAACAGGTACCACTGATGCTGGACTTACACCCGAAACAGGTACCACTGATGCTGGACTTACAGGCGAAACAGGTACGACTGATGCTGGAAGTACAGCCGAAACAAGTTCGACTGATGCTGGACCTACAGCCGAAACAGGTACCACTGAAGCCGGACCCATCACCGAAACAGGTACCACTGATTCCGGACCTACAGCCAATCCAGGTACCACTGATTCCGGACCTACAGCCGAAACAGGTACCACTGATTCCGGACCTACAGCCAATCCAGATACAACTGATGCTGGTAATACAGCCGAACCAGGTACCACTGAAGCCGGACCCTTCACCGAAACAGGTACCACTGAAGCCGGACCCATCACCGAAACAGGTACCACTGATTCCGGACCTACAGCCAATCCAGGTACCACTGATTCCGGACCTACAGCCGAAACAGGTACCACTGATTCCGGACCTACAGCCAATCCAGATACAACTGATGCTGGTAATACAGCCGAACCAG GTACCACTGATTCCGGACCTACAGCCAATCCAGGTACCACTGATTCCGGACCTACAGCCGAAACAGGTACCACTGATTCCGGACCTACAGCCAATCCAGATACAACTGATGCTGGTAATACAGCCGAACCAGGTACCACTGATTCCGGACCTACAGCCAAAACAGGTACTACTGATGCTGGTAATACTGCCGAACCAGGTACAACTGATGCTGGTAATACAGCCGAACCAGGTACAACTGATGCTGGTAATACAGCCGAACCAGGTACCACTGATGCTGGAGCTACAGCCAATCCAGGTACAACTGATGCTGGTAATACTGCCGAACCCATCACCGAAACAGGTACCACTGAAGCCGGACCCATCACCGAAACAGGTACCACTGAAGTCGGACCCATCACCGAAACAGGTACCACTGAAGTCGGACCCATCACCGAAACAGGTACCACTGAAGCCGGACCCATCACCGAAACAGGTACCACTGAAGCCGGACCCATCACCGGAACAGGTACCACTGACGCCGGACCCATCACCGGAACAGGTACCACTGACGCCGGACCCATCACCGAAACAGGCACCACTGACACTGGGCCCATCACCGAAACAGGTACCACTGACGCCGGACCCATCACCGAAACAGGTACCACTGAAGCCGGACCCATCACCGAAACAGGTACCACTGAAGCCAGACCCATCACCGAAACAGGTACCACTGAAGCCGGACCCATCACCGAAACAGGTACCACTGAAGCCGGACCCTTCACCGAAACAGGTACCACTGAAGCCGGACCCATCACCGAAACAGGTACCACTGATTCCGGACCTACAGCCAATCCAGGTACCACTGATTCCGGACCTACAGCCGAAACAGGTACCACTGATTCCGGACCTACAGCCAATCCAGATACAACTGATGCTGGTAATACAGCCGAACCAGGTACCACTGATTCCGGACCTACAGCCAAAACAGGTACTACTGATGCTGGTAATACTGCCGAACCAGGTACAACTGATGCTGGTAATACAGCCGAACCAGATACAACTGATGCTGGTAATACAGCCGAACCAGGTACCACTGATGCTGGAGCTACAGCCAATCCAGGTACAACTGATGCTGGTAATACTGCCGAACCAGGTACAACTGATGCTGGTAATACAGCCGAACCAGGTACAACTGATGCTGTTAATACAGCCGAACCAGGTACAACTGATGCTGGTAATACAGCCGAACCAGGTACCACTGATGCTGGAGCTACAGCCAATCCAGGTACAACTGATGCTGGTAATACTGCAGAACCAGGTACAACTGATGCTGGTAATACAGCCGAACCAGGTACCACTGATGCTGGAGCTACAGCCAATCCAGGTACAACTGATGCTGGTAATACTGCCGAACCAGGTACAACTGATGCTGGTAATACAGCCGAACCAGGTACCACTGATGCTGGACCTACAGCCAATCCAGGTACAACTGATGCTGGTAATACTGCCGAACCAGGTACAACTGATGCTGGTAATACAGCCGAACCAGGTACCACTGATGCTGGAGCTACAGCCAATCCAGGTACCACTGACGCCGGACCTACAGCCGAAACAGGTACTACTGATGCTGGTAATACAGCCGAACCAGGTACAACTGATGCTGGAGCTACAGCCAATCCAGGTACCACTGATTCCGGACCTACAGCCGAAACAGGTACCACTGATGCCGGACCTACAGCCGAAATAGGTACCACTGATGCCGGACCTACAGCCGAAACAGGTACTACTGATGCTGGCAATACTGCCGAACCAGGTACCACTGATGCTGGAGCTACAGCCGAAACAGGTACGACTGATTCCGGACCTACAACCGAAACAGGTACCACTGATGCCAGACCTACAGCCGAAACAGGTACCACTGATGCCGGAACTACAGCCAAACCAGATACTACCGATGCTGGAACTACAGCCAAACCAGATACTACGGGTGCTGGAACTACAGCCAAACCAGATACTACCGATGCTGGAACTACAGCGAAACCAGATACTACTGATGCTGGAACTACAGCCAAACCAGGAATTACCGATGCTGGAACTACAGCCAAACCAGGAACTACCGATGCTGGAACTACAGCCAAACCAGGTACTACTGATGCTGGAACTACAGCCAAACCAGGTACTACTGATGCTGGAACTACAGCTGAACCATCTTTGCCAAGTACAACTTCTTCTACTATTGCAACCACCGCTACGCCACCAATTGAGTGTGAGAACGGAGGTACACCTGAAGGACAGTCTTGCAACTGTCCTCCTGACTTCCACGGGGAGACCTGCAGAGATTTTAAAACTGACATAGTGCCAG GTACGCTCAATAGGACAGCGGTGGTTAATAATATGGAAACTAATTCCCCGTACATAGAAAAATATAACGACAAAACTTCAACTGAATACACAGACAAGGTCAAGAATTTCACAACAGAG ATGGAGGAATACTACAGGAGTAAAGGGATACAGAATTTCACAGTGGAAAACGTAACTCTGAG TAAGGGGTCAGCTATAACCATACGCTTGGGACGTGGTATAGAGGAGAAAAGG ATGGAAAACTCCTTGTACAACTCCAAGGCAGTATCATATCG TGTGAAGGTCGAACACAATATCATTCTGACGGTTCTGAATGAACCAGGAGCTGAGCAACAGTACAAGAACTTCGTAGACGACGTTAATTTAGCTTTGGGGAATATTACATCGTGTTCAG CTCTTCGCTCAGGATGTCCTACGTTTACTGTTGAGTCAGTGGATGAACTACAAGAAATGCCACTTGATGAGAAAG ctgtatGTCAGAAAACAATCAACCTTGATTTTGTTAAATACTTTGAGCCTTACATTAAAGACGGGAAGTTGCTCTGTTTGACGGCATGTGACCCCAGACATAATAACACTAAAAACTGCAACAGCGGTATCTGTGAAGTAACCAGAGCCGGACTGTCATGCAA CTGTAAAAACACAAACTCAATCTGGTACCTGGCTGACTGTAACCACCCGATCCACAAGGCTGGGTTATATGCCGGAATCAGTATAACTGCCGGGGTTGTCCTGGTGATATTTGGTGTCCTGATAGTGTTCCTGGTGGTGaacaagaaaaaggaaaagag gAATAAAGACACTAAGCAGGAGATGGTAAACCAGTGGCTTGAGGATGACTTTGAATGGCCCACACCCAACACCAGGTCCACCACAACACCTCACCCAG GAACGTACGATAACCCAGCATACACCAACGGGGTGTCAAATATCTACCAACACTCAAGCGGTCCTCTTCCAACCTACAACCCCAACCCACAGTCGAGCGAAAGATACCCTCCACCATACTACCCCTCAGAGCCCCACAACCAAATGCACAACTTCCCAAGCAACCAGCCT GTAAGGATCAACAGACCGCAGATCAGAACATCTTATGACTTGTAG